Proteins from a single region of Dyadobacter fanqingshengii:
- the infA gene encoding translation initiation factor IF-1, with the protein MAKQASIEQDGVILEALSNAMFRVILENKHEVIAHISGKMRMHYIKILPGDRVKLEMSPYDLSKARITYRYK; encoded by the coding sequence ATGGCAAAACAAGCATCAATCGAACAAGACGGAGTTATTTTAGAAGCGCTTTCCAATGCAATGTTTCGTGTAATTTTAGAGAATAAGCATGAAGTTATTGCACACATTTCAGGAAAGATGAGAATGCACTATATAAAAATTTTGCCGGGTGACCGTGTTAAGTTGGAAATGTCTCCTTACGACTTATCAAAGGCAAGAATTACTTACCGGTATAAATAG
- the map gene encoding type I methionyl aminopeptidase, whose product MIYLKTEEEIELIRKSAQVLGKAHAEVALWVKPGVTTNKLDAVAEEYIRDYGGIPSFKGFNKFPASLCISVNEVVVHGIPGNYALKEGDIVSIDCGVKLNGFHSDSAYTYPVGEVTQEVRDLLTATKRSLYKGIEQAVDGLRIGDVGFAVQNYVEERGYTVVRELVGHGVGKDLHESPEVPNYGKRGKGIRLREGMVLAIEPMINLGVKTVMQERDGWTIRTTDRKYSAHFEHTVVVRKGKAEILTTFDYIEKVTANTSLMVEVM is encoded by the coding sequence ATGATTTATTTAAAGACAGAGGAGGAGATTGAGCTGATAAGAAAAAGTGCGCAAGTTTTAGGCAAAGCGCATGCTGAGGTTGCACTATGGGTTAAGCCAGGAGTGACAACTAACAAGCTCGATGCTGTTGCTGAGGAGTATATAAGAGACTATGGAGGCATCCCGTCTTTTAAAGGATTTAATAAATTTCCTGCATCTCTCTGTATTTCTGTAAATGAAGTTGTGGTTCATGGTATTCCAGGAAACTACGCATTGAAAGAAGGAGACATCGTTTCGATCGACTGTGGTGTTAAGTTAAACGGTTTTCATAGTGATAGCGCTTATACTTATCCCGTTGGGGAGGTGACGCAGGAGGTTAGGGACCTGTTGACTGCGACGAAAAGATCGTTATACAAAGGAATTGAGCAAGCGGTAGATGGACTTAGGATAGGTGATGTTGGATTTGCTGTTCAGAATTACGTGGAAGAAAGAGGATATACGGTTGTGCGGGAATTAGTAGGACACGGTGTTGGGAAAGATCTCCATGAAAGCCCTGAGGTGCCAAACTACGGAAAAAGAGGAAAAGGTATCCGATTGCGAGAAGGAATGGTTTTAGCAATTGAGCCAATGATTAATCTCGGTGTGAAAACGGTCATGCAAGAGCGCGACGGTTGGACAATCAGGACAACAGACAGAAAATATTCAGCTCATTTTGAGCACACGGTTGTTGTTCGTAAAGGCAAAGCCGAGATTCTGACAACATTCGATTATATAGAAAAAGTGACGGCCAACACCAGCCTTATGGTTGAAGTAATGTAA
- the secY gene encoding preprotein translocase subunit SecY encodes MKRFLETIKHIFAIEELRTRILNTLLFITIFRLGSYVALPGVEPDQMNVSTQGLLGLLDTFLGGAFSKASIFALGIMPYISASIAIQLLTMALPYFQKMQKEGESGRKKLNQITRVLTIVVTLVQGTAYLNTTVPDEALLVSRSLFSISSVFVLTAGTMFCMWLGERITDKGIGNGISMLIMIGIVSRFPGAIYKEFVSRGSGQILLTVLEIVALYFVIMGAVMLTQAVRRIPIQYAKQVVGNRVMGGQRQYLPLKLNAAGVMPIIFAQALMFIPSLGASYFAEKSDFASNVATIFANYTTWQYNLLFAVLIIVFTFFYTAISVNPQQIADDMKRGGGFIPGVKPGQQTSEYISSILDRITFPGSLMLAVVATLPAFASLLGVSTDFAHFFGGTSLLIMVGVVLDTLQQIESYLLMRRYEGLMKSGRVTGRTESVAI; translated from the coding sequence ATGAAACGATTTTTAGAGACTATAAAACACATATTTGCAATTGAAGAGTTGAGAACAAGAATTCTCAACACTCTTTTGTTTATAACGATTTTCCGTTTGGGGTCTTACGTGGCTTTGCCCGGCGTTGAACCGGATCAAATGAATGTTTCCACTCAGGGATTGTTGGGTCTTCTGGATACCTTTTTAGGAGGGGCATTCAGTAAGGCATCGATTTTTGCGTTGGGTATCATGCCATATATCTCGGCTTCGATTGCAATTCAACTTCTGACTATGGCCTTGCCGTATTTTCAGAAGATGCAAAAAGAAGGAGAGTCTGGCCGTAAGAAGCTGAATCAAATCACCAGAGTTCTTACTATCGTGGTTACTCTGGTTCAGGGTACAGCTTATTTAAATACTACAGTTCCTGATGAGGCTTTATTGGTATCAAGAAGCCTTTTCTCTATATCCTCTGTTTTTGTTTTAACTGCTGGAACAATGTTCTGTATGTGGTTGGGAGAGAGAATTACAGATAAAGGAATTGGCAACGGGATATCAATGCTGATTATGATCGGTATTGTTTCCAGATTCCCAGGAGCAATTTACAAGGAGTTCGTGTCACGCGGTAGCGGTCAGATTTTGTTGACAGTACTTGAAATCGTCGCTCTTTATTTTGTGATAATGGGTGCAGTAATGTTGACGCAAGCAGTACGTAGGATACCAATCCAATACGCAAAGCAGGTTGTTGGTAATCGTGTGATGGGTGGGCAGCGTCAGTATTTGCCGTTAAAGCTTAATGCTGCTGGTGTAATGCCGATCATTTTTGCTCAGGCGCTGATGTTTATTCCATCGCTGGGCGCATCTTATTTTGCAGAAAAAAGTGATTTTGCGAGTAATGTTGCGACGATCTTCGCGAATTATACCACTTGGCAATACAATTTGTTATTTGCTGTTTTGATCATTGTATTTACATTCTTTTATACAGCAATATCGGTCAATCCGCAACAGATTGCAGATGATATGAAAAGAGGTGGTGGCTTTATTCCTGGTGTAAAACCGGGACAGCAAACTTCTGAATATATCAGCTCGATACTTGACCGCATTACGTTCCCCGGATCTCTGATGCTTGCAGTTGTTGCAACATTGCCGGCATTTGCCAGTCTTTTGGGTGTGTCAACAGATTTTGCACATTTCTTCGGAGGAACCTCTTTACTAATTATGGTAGGGGTTGTTTTGGATACGCTTCAACAAATTGAAAGTTATCTGTTAATGCGTAGATACGAAGGGTTGATGAAGTCTGGGCGTGTTACAGGTAGGACTGAGAGTGTTGCTATCTGA
- the rplO gene encoding 50S ribosomal protein L15: protein MNLSSLKPAVGSVKTGKRVGRGQGSGKGGTAARGHKGAQSRSGYSRKVGFEGGQMPLQRRLPKFGFNNINRVEYKALNLDAIQALAEKTGAAVITLDLIRENGLCAKKDLVKILNRGQVSIAVEVQANGFSASAVEAIEKAGGKAVKL, encoded by the coding sequence ATGAATCTTAGTTCATTAAAACCGGCTGTTGGCTCTGTTAAGACAGGAAAGAGAGTTGGACGTGGTCAGGGCTCCGGAAAAGGAGGAACAGCTGCACGTGGACATAAAGGAGCTCAATCACGTTCTGGTTACAGCCGGAAGGTGGGTTTTGAGGGTGGTCAAATGCCGCTTCAAAGACGTTTACCAAAATTTGGGTTTAATAATATAAATCGGGTAGAATATAAAGCCCTCAATCTCGACGCAATTCAGGCATTGGCTGAAAAAACCGGTGCGGCCGTAATTACGTTGGATTTGATTCGCGAGAATGGCTTGTGCGCTAAAAAGGATTTAGTTAAAATTCTGAATAGAGGCCAGGTGTCGATCGCAGTTGAGGTTCAGGCAAACGGATTTTCCGCATCAGCTGTTGAAGCTATTGAGAAAGCTGGAGGTAAGGCGGTTAAGTTATAA
- the rpmD gene encoding 50S ribosomal protein L30 — protein MSKVRITQIKSTIDRPERQKLTIKALGLGKLNRTVEKENSDAIAGMIRKVSHLVKVEEI, from the coding sequence ATGTCAAAAGTACGTATTACACAAATTAAAAGCACAATCGATCGTCCGGAAAGACAAAAGCTTACTATTAAGGCCTTGGGTCTTGGTAAGTTGAACAGAACGGTTGAAAAGGAAAATAGCGATGCCATTGCTGGTATGATCCGCAAGGTAAGCCACTTGGTTAAAGTAGAAGAAATTTAA
- the rpsE gene encoding 30S ribosomal protein S5 codes for MSTNTKPSKVNESDLKERVVAINRVAKVVKGGRRFSFSAIVVVGDGNGVVGYGLGKANEVTDAIAKGIDDAKKNLIQVPMLKHTVPHQMEGKFSGGFVLIKPAAPGTGVLAGGPMRAVLESAGIKDVLAKSKGSSNPHNVIKATIDALLKMRAPHQVAFQRGVKLDKVFNG; via the coding sequence ATGTCTACAAATACAAAACCTTCAAAGGTTAACGAATCGGATCTGAAAGAACGCGTAGTTGCGATCAATCGGGTTGCAAAAGTAGTAAAGGGTGGTCGTCGTTTTAGCTTTTCGGCCATTGTTGTGGTTGGAGATGGAAACGGTGTCGTTGGATATGGACTTGGCAAGGCAAACGAAGTAACGGATGCAATCGCTAAGGGCATTGATGATGCTAAAAAGAACCTGATACAAGTTCCAATGCTCAAGCATACAGTTCCTCATCAGATGGAAGGCAAGTTCAGCGGAGGGTTTGTATTAATTAAACCAGCTGCACCTGGAACAGGAGTACTTGCTGGTGGACCTATGCGGGCTGTTCTTGAAAGTGCTGGTATTAAGGATGTACTTGCAAAGTCTAAAGGATCTTCGAATCCTCACAACGTTATCAAAGCCACAATTGATGCTTTGTTGAAAATGAGAGCTCCTCATCAGGTTGCTTTCCAGCGAGGTGTTAAATTGGACAAAGTATTCAACGGATAG
- the rplR gene encoding 50S ribosomal protein L18 has product MATAKVDRRQRLKYHIRKKVKGSSERPRLSVFRSNTSIYAQIIDDINGVTLASASSVDLGGRKENSNVEAAQQVGKKIAEKAQEAGIQAVVFDRNGYLYHGKVKALAEGAREGGLKF; this is encoded by the coding sequence ATGGCTACCGCAAAAGTAGATAGAAGACAACGACTTAAATATCACATTCGTAAGAAGGTGAAAGGTAGTTCTGAACGTCCGAGATTATCGGTTTTTCGTTCTAACACCAGCATTTACGCGCAAATTATAGATGATATCAATGGTGTTACACTTGCAAGTGCATCATCGGTTGATCTTGGCGGAAGAAAAGAAAATTCTAATGTTGAGGCAGCCCAGCAGGTTGGTAAAAAAATAGCTGAAAAAGCGCAAGAGGCGGGTATTCAGGCTGTCGTTTTCGACAGAAATGGATATTTGTACCATGGTAAAGTAAAAGCATTGGCCGAAGGAGCTCGTGAGGGTGGCCTGAAATTCTAA
- the rplF gene encoding 50S ribosomal protein L6 has product MSRIGNKIIVLPAGVSVSVAEGNVVSVKGPKGTLHQTVDSDISVEIEGSELKVSRPTEQKRHKALHGLYRSLINNMVIGVDAGYKKELEIIGVGYKASAANNVLELQLGYSHNIFMAIPQEIKLTTTSEKGQNPKVILEGIDKELIGSVAAKIKSLRKVEPYKGKGIRFVGEVVRRKAGKSASKK; this is encoded by the coding sequence ATGTCACGTATAGGAAATAAAATTATCGTTTTGCCGGCAGGTGTTTCTGTATCAGTTGCAGAAGGTAATGTAGTCTCGGTAAAAGGACCAAAAGGAACATTGCATCAGACAGTTGATAGCGATATCAGCGTTGAAATTGAAGGCAGTGAACTAAAAGTAAGTCGCCCTACTGAGCAGAAGCGTCATAAAGCACTTCACGGATTGTATAGATCTTTGATCAACAATATGGTGATCGGAGTGGATGCTGGATACAAGAAGGAGTTAGAAATTATTGGTGTGGGTTACAAAGCAAGCGCGGCAAATAATGTGCTCGAATTGCAATTGGGATATTCTCACAATATTTTTATGGCTATTCCGCAGGAAATTAAGCTTACAACGACTTCCGAAAAGGGTCAAAACCCTAAGGTTATTTTAGAAGGCATTGATAAGGAGCTGATTGGATCAGTTGCTGCGAAAATCAAGTCATTGCGTAAGGTTGAACCTTACAAAGGAAAAGGGATTCGTTTTGTCGGTGAGGTTGTTCGTCGTAAGGCTGGAAAATCTGCTTCTAAAAAGTAG
- the rpsH gene encoding 30S ribosomal protein S8, whose translation MLTDPIADYLTRLRNAIKAKHRVVEIPASNIKKEITKVLFDKGYIQSYKFDEVGPQGVIKIALKYNPVTKQSAIVKLERVSKPGLRKYSGSSTLPRVLGGLGTVIISTSKGVMTDKEAKTLNVGGEVLCFVY comes from the coding sequence ATGTTAACGGATCCCATAGCAGATTATCTGACGAGACTCAGAAACGCTATCAAAGCGAAGCACAGGGTTGTTGAGATACCTGCATCCAACATAAAAAAAGAAATAACTAAAGTACTTTTTGATAAAGGGTATATTCAGAGTTATAAATTTGACGAAGTAGGTCCTCAGGGTGTAATCAAAATAGCTTTGAAATACAATCCTGTGACAAAGCAATCTGCAATTGTGAAATTGGAGAGGGTTAGTAAGCCTGGACTTCGTAAATATTCAGGTTCATCAACATTACCACGCGTGTTAGGTGGTTTAGGAACTGTTATCATTTCAACCTCTAAGGGTGTGATGACTGACAAGGAGGCCAAAACGCTTAATGTTGGCGGGGAAGTGTTATGTTTCGTGTATTAA
- the rpsN gene encoding 30S ribosomal protein S14, giving the protein MAKESVKARERKREALVAKFAEKRTRLKAAGDWVGLDKLPRNSSPVRLHNRCKITGRPRGYMRKFGISRVMFRDMASDGKIPGVTKSSW; this is encoded by the coding sequence ATGGCAAAAGAATCAGTTAAAGCACGGGAGAGAAAGAGAGAAGCCTTAGTAGCTAAGTTTGCTGAGAAGCGTACTAGATTAAAAGCTGCGGGTGATTGGGTTGGTTTGGATAAATTACCACGTAACTCTTCTCCCGTTCGTTTGCATAACAGGTGCAAAATCACGGGAAGGCCTCGGGGTTATATGCGGAAATTCGGAATTTCCAGAGTTATGTTCCGGGATATGGCCTCTGACGGCAAGATTCCGGGTGTTACAAAATCAAGTTGGTAA
- the rplE gene encoding 50S ribosomal protein L5, which yields MAQPRLKEKYVSEVVSQLKEKFQYKSVMQVPRLTKIVINKGIGAAVADKKLVDTGVEELSQITGQKAIATISKKAVSNFKLRENMPIGAKVTLRGDRMYEFLDRLTAIAMPRVRDFKGISDKGFDGRGNYTFGVKEQIIFPEISIEKVNKITGMDITFVTSTNSDEESYELLKALGMPFTNANKQG from the coding sequence TTAAAAGAAAAGTATGTAAGCGAAGTTGTTTCGCAACTGAAAGAAAAATTTCAGTACAAGTCAGTGATGCAAGTTCCTCGTTTGACTAAGATTGTTATCAATAAAGGCATTGGTGCAGCGGTAGCTGACAAGAAATTGGTTGATACTGGTGTTGAGGAATTGAGCCAGATCACTGGTCAAAAAGCAATCGCAACGATTTCTAAGAAAGCGGTTTCTAACTTCAAATTGCGTGAAAACATGCCGATTGGAGCAAAGGTTACACTTCGTGGTGATCGGATGTATGAGTTTCTTGATCGTTTGACTGCGATTGCAATGCCCCGAGTTAGAGATTTCAAAGGTATCAGTGACAAAGGATTTGACGGACGCGGAAATTATACTTTCGGTGTTAAAGAGCAAATCATTTTCCCTGAGATTAGTATAGAAAAGGTAAATAAAATTACCGGAATGGATATCACATTTGTTACTTCTACTAATTCTGACGAAGAAAGTTATGAATTGTTGAAGGCACTAGGTATGCCATTTACAAATGCGAACAAACAAGGATAA